The following are from one region of the Ochotona princeps isolate mOchPri1 chromosome 4, mOchPri1.hap1, whole genome shotgun sequence genome:
- the MS4A15 gene encoding membrane-spanning 4-domains subfamily A member 15 isoform X2, translating to MSAPAPSNGVFVVLPPSNSSGLRPPPAMLPPSMCQPPGVMQFEESPLGAQTPQTTQPPDIRPMDTFLTGEPKALGTVQILVGLIHLGFGSVLLTVRRGPLGMLFIDGGVPFWGGACFIISGSLSVAAERKHTSCLVRSSLGTNILSAMAAFAGTAILLMDFGVTHWDVGRGYLAVLTIFTILEFFVSVIATHFGCQATRTRANMPVIFLPNAFSTDFSIPSPAASPPPAYDNVAYMPKESSE from the exons ATGTCTGCACCTGCCCCCAGCAACGGGGTCTTCGTCGTCCTCCCACCCAGCAATTCCAGCGGCCTACGCCCACCTCCAGCCATGCTACCGCCTTCCATGTGCCAGCCTCCAGGGGTGATGCAGTTCGAGGAGTCACCACTCGGGGCACAGACACCTCAGACCACCCAGCCGCCAGACATCCGGCCCATGGACACGTTCCTGACCGGGGAGCCCAAAGCGTTAGGG ACCGTGCAGATCCTCGTAGGCCTCATCCACCTGGGCTTTGGTAGTGTGCTGCTCACTGTCCGTCGCGGCCCGCTGGGGATGCTGTTCATAGACGGCGGTGTCCCCTTCTGGGGAGGAGCCTGC TTCATCATCTCCGGGTCGCTGTCAGTGGCCGCTGAGAGGAAGCATACCAGCTGCCTG GTGAGGAGCAGCCTGGGCACCAACATTCTCAGCGCCATGGCAGCCTTTGCTGGGACGGCCATTCTGCTCATGGACTTCGGGGTCACTCATTGG GATGTGGGCAGGGGCTATCTGGCCGTGCTCACCATCTTCACCATCTTGGAGTTCTTCGTCTCGGTCATTGCCACGCACTTTGGGTGCCAAGCCACCCGCACCCGAGCCAACATG CCCGTGATTTTCCTCCCGAACGCCTTCAGCACGGACTTCAGCATCCCCAGCCcggctgcctccccaccccccgcttATGACAACGTGGCGTATATGCCCAAGGAGTCATCCGAGTAG
- the MS4A15 gene encoding membrane-spanning 4-domains subfamily A member 15 isoform X1, with protein sequence MSAPAPSNGVFVVLPPSNSSGLRPPPAMLPPSMCQPPGVMQFEESPLGAQTPQTTQPPDIRPMDTFLTGEPKALGFIISGSLSVAAERKHTSCLVRSSLGTNILSAMAAFAGTAILLMDFGVTHWDVGRGYLAVLTIFTILEFFVSVIATHFGCQATRTRANMPVIFLPNAFSTDFSIPSPAASPPPAYDNVAYMPKESSE encoded by the exons ATGTCTGCACCTGCCCCCAGCAACGGGGTCTTCGTCGTCCTCCCACCCAGCAATTCCAGCGGCCTACGCCCACCTCCAGCCATGCTACCGCCTTCCATGTGCCAGCCTCCAGGGGTGATGCAGTTCGAGGAGTCACCACTCGGGGCACAGACACCTCAGACCACCCAGCCGCCAGACATCCGGCCCATGGACACGTTCCTGACCGGGGAGCCCAAAGCGTTAGGG TTCATCATCTCCGGGTCGCTGTCAGTGGCCGCTGAGAGGAAGCATACCAGCTGCCTG GTGAGGAGCAGCCTGGGCACCAACATTCTCAGCGCCATGGCAGCCTTTGCTGGGACGGCCATTCTGCTCATGGACTTCGGGGTCACTCATTGG GATGTGGGCAGGGGCTATCTGGCCGTGCTCACCATCTTCACCATCTTGGAGTTCTTCGTCTCGGTCATTGCCACGCACTTTGGGTGCCAAGCCACCCGCACCCGAGCCAACATG CCCGTGATTTTCCTCCCGAACGCCTTCAGCACGGACTTCAGCATCCCCAGCCcggctgcctccccaccccccgcttATGACAACGTGGCGTATATGCCCAAGGAGTCATCCGAGTAG